A single window of Actinoallomurus bryophytorum DNA harbors:
- a CDS encoding glycerol-3-phosphate dehydrogenase/oxidase, protein MKPASLGPADRARAVRELADQEFDVLVVGGGVVGAGAALDAVSRGLSVALIEAADWAAGTSSRSSKLIHGGLRYLEQRDFGLVREALRERALLLTRIAPHLVHPVPFLYPLKHRMWERFYVGAGIGLYDSMGGSGAVPRHRHLSHRRAMRMAPALRGDAFVGAIQYFDAQVDDARFTMTLARTAAGYGATVVSRARATGFVREGERIAGAHIRDLENDREITVRAREVINATGVWTEETQGLSGARGDLSVRASKGVHLLVPRDRIRLDTGLIMRTEKSVLFVIPWGRHWIIGTTDTPWDLDKGDPAASGADVDYLLEHVNSVLTIPLVPDDIEAVYAGLRPLVSGGAAETTKLSREHTVSQPVPGLTVIAGGKFTTYRVMAEDVVDAVVGRLPLNVPASATHRLPLAGAVGYEVLWNDRRRLARRAGLHVARIEHLLNRYGSCVDELLELIEADPSLGEPISSAADYLKAEAVYAVTHEGALHIEDVLRRRLRASMEEWDQGAAAAPEVAALIAPHLGWDAETVKRETEHYLRQVEAERDARRQQDDVAAAAALGEVPALFPGRAAS, encoded by the coding sequence GTGAAACCCGCATCCCTGGGACCGGCCGATCGCGCACGGGCGGTGCGCGAGCTGGCGGACCAAGAGTTCGACGTGCTGGTCGTGGGCGGCGGCGTCGTGGGCGCCGGAGCGGCGCTCGACGCCGTGTCACGCGGCCTGTCCGTGGCGCTGATCGAGGCCGCGGACTGGGCGGCCGGCACGTCCAGCCGGTCGAGCAAGCTGATCCACGGTGGCCTGCGCTACCTCGAACAACGTGACTTCGGCCTCGTACGCGAGGCGCTTCGGGAGCGCGCCTTGCTGCTGACCAGGATCGCGCCCCACCTGGTGCACCCGGTCCCGTTCCTGTACCCGCTGAAGCACCGGATGTGGGAGCGCTTCTACGTCGGCGCCGGGATCGGCCTGTACGACTCGATGGGCGGCTCCGGGGCGGTGCCGCGGCACCGGCACCTGAGCCACCGGCGTGCCATGAGGATGGCGCCGGCCCTGCGCGGCGACGCCTTCGTCGGCGCGATCCAGTACTTCGACGCCCAGGTCGACGACGCGCGCTTCACGATGACGCTCGCGCGCACCGCCGCCGGCTACGGGGCCACGGTCGTGAGCCGGGCGCGGGCGACCGGCTTCGTCCGTGAGGGCGAACGCATCGCCGGCGCCCACATACGTGACCTGGAGAACGACCGGGAGATCACCGTGCGCGCCCGCGAGGTGATCAACGCGACCGGCGTATGGACCGAGGAGACCCAGGGGCTCTCCGGCGCCCGCGGCGACCTGTCCGTACGCGCGTCCAAGGGCGTCCACCTCCTCGTCCCGCGCGACCGGATCCGCCTGGACACCGGCCTGATCATGCGGACGGAGAAGAGCGTCCTGTTCGTCATCCCGTGGGGCCGCCACTGGATCATCGGGACGACGGACACGCCCTGGGACCTGGACAAGGGCGACCCGGCCGCCAGCGGCGCCGACGTGGACTACCTGCTCGAACACGTGAACTCGGTGCTGACGATCCCGCTCGTGCCCGACGACATCGAGGCCGTGTACGCGGGCCTGCGCCCGCTCGTGTCCGGGGGCGCGGCCGAGACGACCAAGCTGTCACGCGAGCACACCGTCTCCCAGCCGGTGCCCGGCCTGACCGTGATCGCCGGCGGGAAGTTCACGACGTACCGGGTGATGGCCGAGGACGTGGTCGATGCCGTGGTGGGGCGGCTGCCGCTGAACGTCCCCGCCTCGGCGACCCACCGGTTGCCGCTCGCCGGGGCCGTCGGGTACGAGGTGCTGTGGAACGACCGACGGCGACTGGCACGCCGCGCGGGCCTGCACGTCGCACGGATCGAGCACCTGCTGAACCGCTACGGCTCGTGTGTGGACGAGCTCCTGGAGCTCATCGAGGCCGACCCCTCGCTCGGCGAACCGATCTCCTCGGCCGCGGACTACCTGAAGGCCGAGGCGGTCTACGCCGTGACGCACGAGGGCGCTCTGCACATCGAGGACGTCCTGCGCCGCCGGCTGCGTGCCTCGATGGAGGAGTGGGACCAGGGCGCCGCCGCGGCGCCGGAGGTCGCCGCGCTCATCGCGCCGCACCTCGGGTGGGACGCCGAGACGGTGAAGCGCGAGACGGAGCACTACCTGCGCCAGGTCGAGGCCGAGCGCGACGCCCGCCGGCAGCAGGACGACGTCGCCGCGGCCGCCGCCCTGGGGGAGGTTCCGGCACTGTTCCCGGGCCGCGCCGCCTCCTGA
- a CDS encoding MIP/aquaporin family protein has protein sequence MAERLKIPGLAGEMAAEFAGTLILILFGAGVVAQVVAGGIGDHDSIAWAWGLGVTLGVYVAGRISGAHLNPAVTVALAVFKGFSWRKVAPYALAQFLGAFVAALIVRWNYSEVLAKLDPGHTIKTQGVFSTLPGNGALPVHTWGAFRDQVIGTAILLFLILAVTDLKNSSPAANLAPFIVGLIVVAIGMAWGTDAGYAINPARDFGPRLASFITGYGTAFRDQYGSLYFWVPIIGPLIGAVLGAGLYQALVARFLPSDDNEPGQLPTDSELETA, from the coding sequence GTGGCAGAGCGATTGAAGATCCCAGGGTTGGCCGGTGAAATGGCCGCCGAGTTCGCCGGGACCCTGATCCTGATCTTGTTCGGAGCGGGTGTCGTGGCGCAGGTGGTGGCCGGTGGTATCGGCGACCATGACAGCATCGCGTGGGCGTGGGGCCTCGGCGTCACCCTGGGCGTGTACGTGGCGGGCCGGATCAGCGGCGCCCATCTCAATCCGGCGGTGACCGTCGCGCTCGCCGTCTTCAAGGGCTTCTCCTGGCGCAAGGTCGCCCCGTACGCCCTCGCGCAGTTCCTCGGCGCGTTCGTGGCCGCCCTGATCGTCCGCTGGAACTACAGCGAGGTCCTCGCCAAGCTGGACCCGGGGCACACCATCAAGACCCAGGGCGTCTTCTCCACCCTGCCCGGCAACGGCGCGCTCCCGGTGCACACCTGGGGAGCCTTCCGTGACCAGGTGATCGGCACCGCCATCCTGCTCTTCCTGATCCTGGCCGTGACCGATCTGAAGAACTCCTCACCCGCCGCCAACCTCGCGCCCTTCATCGTCGGCCTGATCGTCGTGGCGATCGGCATGGCCTGGGGCACCGACGCCGGCTACGCCATCAACCCGGCACGTGACTTCGGCCCGCGCCTGGCCTCGTTCATCACCGGGTACGGCACGGCGTTCCGCGACCAGTACGGCTCGCTGTACTTCTGGGTGCCCATCATCGGCCCGCTCATCGGCGCGGTGCTCGGCGCCGGGCTGTACCAGGCTCTGGTGGCGCGATTCCTGCCCTCGGACGACAACGAACCCGGCCAGCTCCCGACAGACTCTGAGCTCGAGACCGCCTGA
- the glpK gene encoding glycerol kinase GlpK, which produces MADFVGAVDQGTTSTRFMIFDHSGNEVGKHQLEHEQILPQPGWVEHNPTEIWERTRSVIETGLHQANLTATDLSALGITNQRETAVVWNRRTGRPYYNAIVWQDTRTDRIASALDRDGRGDVIRQKAGLPPATYFSGGKIQWILENVDGVREAAEAGDAVFGNTDTWLLWNLTGGVNGGVHVTDPTNASRTMLMNLETLDWDDELLSFFNVPRSMLPKIQPSSNPDFYGMTLANGPVGGEVPLSGDLGDQQAATVGQVCFGVGEAKNTYGTGNFLLLNTGTELVRSKNGLLTTVCYQFGSEAPVYALEGSIAVTGSAVQWLRDQLGIISGASQSETLARQVEDNGGVYFVPAFSGLFAPYWRSDARGAIVGLSRFNTNAHLARATLESICYQTRDVVEAMRQDSGVTLDVLRVDGGVTANELCMEMQADVLGVPVSKPVVAETTALGAAYAAGLATGFWQNTDELKQNWNEDKRWEPRWSEDQRASGYAGWKKAVERTLDWVDVD; this is translated from the coding sequence ATGGCCGACTTCGTCGGAGCCGTTGACCAGGGCACCACGAGCACGCGTTTCATGATCTTCGACCACTCGGGCAACGAGGTGGGCAAGCACCAACTCGAGCACGAGCAGATCCTCCCCCAGCCCGGCTGGGTCGAGCACAACCCCACCGAGATCTGGGAGCGCACCAGGTCCGTCATCGAGACCGGGCTCCACCAGGCGAACCTCACCGCCACCGACCTGTCCGCGCTCGGCATCACCAACCAGCGCGAGACCGCCGTCGTGTGGAACCGGCGTACCGGGCGCCCCTACTACAACGCGATCGTCTGGCAGGACACGCGTACCGACCGGATCGCCTCGGCGCTGGACCGCGACGGGCGCGGCGACGTGATCCGGCAGAAGGCCGGTCTGCCGCCGGCGACGTACTTCTCCGGCGGCAAGATCCAGTGGATCCTGGAGAACGTCGACGGGGTACGCGAGGCCGCCGAGGCCGGGGACGCGGTGTTCGGCAACACCGACACCTGGCTGCTGTGGAACCTCACCGGCGGGGTCAACGGCGGCGTGCACGTCACCGACCCGACCAACGCCAGCCGCACGATGCTGATGAACCTGGAGACGCTGGACTGGGACGACGAGCTGCTGTCGTTCTTCAATGTGCCGCGTTCGATGCTGCCGAAGATCCAGCCGTCGTCCAACCCGGACTTCTACGGGATGACCCTGGCGAACGGCCCGGTAGGCGGCGAGGTGCCGCTCTCCGGTGACCTCGGCGACCAGCAGGCGGCGACCGTCGGGCAGGTCTGCTTCGGCGTCGGCGAGGCCAAGAACACCTACGGCACCGGCAACTTCCTGTTGCTCAACACCGGCACCGAGCTCGTACGGTCCAAGAACGGGCTGCTCACGACGGTCTGCTACCAGTTCGGCTCCGAGGCGCCCGTGTACGCGCTGGAGGGCTCGATCGCGGTCACCGGATCGGCCGTGCAGTGGCTGCGCGACCAGCTCGGCATCATCTCGGGCGCCTCGCAGAGTGAGACGCTCGCCCGGCAGGTGGAGGACAACGGCGGCGTGTACTTCGTGCCGGCCTTCTCCGGCCTGTTCGCCCCGTACTGGCGCTCCGACGCTCGCGGCGCCATCGTCGGGCTGTCCCGTTTCAACACCAACGCCCACCTGGCGCGGGCCACGCTCGAGTCGATCTGCTACCAGACCCGCGACGTCGTCGAGGCGATGCGGCAGGACTCCGGCGTCACGCTCGACGTGCTGCGCGTCGACGGCGGCGTGACCGCGAACGAGCTCTGTATGGAGATGCAGGCCGACGTTCTCGGCGTACCGGTCTCCAAGCCGGTCGTCGCGGAGACCACGGCACTCGGCGCGGCGTACGCGGCGGGCCTGGCGACCGGCTTCTGGCAGAACACCGACGAGCTCAAGCAGAACTGGAACGAGGACAAGCGCTGGGAGCCGCGCTGGAGCGAGGACCAGCGCGCCAGTGGATACGCCGGCTGGAAGAAGGCGGTCGAGCGCACCCTCGACTGGGTCGACGTCGACTGA
- a CDS encoding universal stress protein has translation MNAIIVGADGSRHSLGAVGWAAEEAALRRSPLRVVHAVPPWLYDRNVDPRLVSVREWLLAGGQEAIGEAVETARARVGGEVDVAGEVVPGGAARTLLERAREASMVVVGSHGVGTVAGLLLGSTALQVVAHTRVPAVVVRHVEPVLRQEIAVGFDAPPAGDSTLAFAFEEAAMRRARLRAVHVWSDPGTGLGGMTPLVYDPEQIAEEQTHRLNEVLAPWRDKYPEVQVVIEIVHGRPVRILAGVSARADLLVVGTRGLGGFTGLMLGSVSHGLLHHAHCPLAVVPPPG, from the coding sequence ATGAACGCGATCATCGTGGGCGCGGACGGTTCGCGCCACAGCCTCGGGGCGGTCGGCTGGGCCGCCGAGGAGGCCGCCCTGCGGAGGTCACCCCTGCGGGTCGTGCACGCCGTGCCTCCCTGGCTCTATGACCGGAACGTCGACCCGCGGCTCGTCTCGGTACGCGAGTGGCTGCTCGCCGGTGGCCAGGAGGCCATCGGGGAGGCCGTCGAGACGGCGCGCGCCCGGGTGGGCGGCGAGGTCGACGTCGCGGGGGAGGTCGTGCCCGGTGGGGCGGCACGCACGCTGCTCGAACGGGCGCGCGAGGCGTCCATGGTCGTGGTCGGCAGCCACGGTGTGGGCACGGTCGCCGGGTTGCTGCTGGGATCCACGGCGCTGCAGGTGGTGGCGCACACGCGCGTGCCGGCCGTGGTGGTACGCCATGTGGAGCCCGTCCTGCGACAGGAGATCGCGGTCGGCTTCGACGCGCCGCCGGCCGGCGACTCGACGCTCGCCTTCGCGTTCGAGGAGGCGGCCATGCGCAGGGCGCGCCTGCGGGCCGTACACGTCTGGTCCGACCCCGGTACCGGGCTGGGCGGCATGACACCGCTGGTCTATGACCCCGAGCAGATCGCCGAGGAGCAGACCCACCGGCTGAACGAGGTGCTCGCGCCCTGGCGCGACAAGTACCCCGAGGTCCAGGTCGTGATCGAGATCGTCCACGGCCGGCCGGTGCGGATCCTGGCGGGCGTCTCGGCCCGGGCCGATCTCCTGGTGGTGGGCACCCGCGGACTCGGCGGTTTCACGGGCCTCATGCTGGGTTCGGTCAGCCACGGCCTCCTGCACCACGCCCACTGCCCGCTGGCGGTCGTACCGCCACCCGGCTGA
- a CDS encoding CBS domain-containing protein gives MRDKVVAVRERARFTEIASAMRRFHISSLPVIDSQDRVIGLISNYDLLLGDGGPQNGRSRLLSRLRHRDRCESAGMLATELMSSPAVTVTASTPARDAAREMYRHRIHQLPVVDAVTGRLTGVITRSDLLAVYERPDEDIRGEILFGIIEHTLGMPPGRFEVTVVSGAVTIRGHLERRSAALRLAEAIAHVDGVITVIDHLTFACEDTTPKMPRARL, from the coding sequence ATGAGAGACAAGGTCGTCGCCGTACGCGAGAGGGCGAGGTTCACCGAGATCGCGTCGGCGATGCGGCGCTTTCACATCTCGTCACTGCCGGTCATCGATTCACAGGACCGGGTGATCGGCCTGATCTCCAACTACGACCTGCTGCTGGGAGACGGGGGCCCGCAGAACGGCCGGAGCCGTCTTCTGTCCCGGTTGCGGCACCGGGACCGGTGCGAGAGCGCGGGGATGCTCGCCACCGAACTGATGAGCTCACCGGCCGTGACGGTTACCGCGTCGACGCCGGCCCGTGACGCGGCACGCGAGATGTACCGGCACCGCATCCACCAGCTTCCGGTGGTCGACGCCGTGACCGGGCGGCTCACCGGGGTCATCACCCGGTCCGACCTGCTCGCGGTGTACGAGCGGCCGGACGAGGACATCCGCGGCGAGATCCTGTTCGGCATCATCGAGCACACCCTGGGGATGCCACCCGGACGGTTCGAGGTGACGGTCGTCAGCGGCGCGGTGACGATCCGCGGGCACCTCGAACGCCGTTCCGCCGCGCTGCGGCTCGCCGAGGCGATCGCGCACGTCGACGGTGTCATCACGGTCATCGACCATCTGACGTTCGCGTGTGAGGACACCACCCCGAAGATGCCCCGCGCCCGGCTGTGA
- a CDS encoding Rv1733c family protein — MRTFTIQLLGVVRYLRPDGNLLRRPVDRTHVRAMVTLCLLFLVLAPLVAFVTARLAGNAGLRAERLQSHTRHQVSAVVLDVSPKGVLDQTVRIGWHDASGGAHTAVVPNNGNSAVGAHRSVWVDRAGALTSRPRKHSQTVADSVMAALTAVTLLGLLHSAARTLIDRRLERRRLELWEREWAAVAPRWTGLP; from the coding sequence ATGCGAACCTTCACGATCCAGCTTCTGGGCGTCGTCCGTTACCTGCGCCCTGACGGCAACCTGCTGCGGCGTCCGGTCGACCGCACCCACGTCCGGGCGATGGTCACGCTCTGCCTGCTCTTCCTCGTCCTCGCACCGCTCGTGGCCTTCGTGACCGCGCGCCTCGCCGGGAACGCCGGGCTGCGGGCGGAACGGCTACAGTCGCATACCCGTCACCAGGTGAGCGCCGTCGTGCTCGACGTGTCACCCAAGGGGGTGCTGGACCAGACCGTGCGGATCGGCTGGCATGACGCCTCCGGCGGGGCCCACACCGCCGTCGTGCCGAACAACGGCAACTCGGCGGTCGGCGCGCACCGGTCCGTCTGGGTCGACCGCGCCGGAGCGCTGACCTCGCGTCCACGCAAGCATTCCCAGACGGTCGCGGACAGCGTCATGGCCGCACTGACCGCCGTCACCCTGCTCGGGCTGCTGCACTCGGCCGCCCGCACGCTGATCGACCGGCGGCTCGAACGACGCCGGCTCGAGCTGTGGGAACGCGAATGGGCCGCGGTCGCCCCGCGCTGGACGGGCCTTCCCTGA
- a CDS encoding PIG-L family deacetylase, translated as MRPSTEAAHEEWMAGAPGRLRRTLPEAGSVLAVVARPGDEACYLGAVLDAFRVGGSEVNVLAFSRGDASPFNDSMERLGSIRPFEFDAAASALRATHCVLADYPEAELRRLPIAQLAERVIRMIREWRVDLLVTVDGRVGDRTAANVCCRAGRELAVPVLGWTLPHAVARSVREATGLSVTGDADGRIDFELQVRRTIQRYAMLAHWSQSRGDGTHLARLTVQGDREWLRWLVPTPACEDTPERGAE; from the coding sequence GTGAGGCCGTCGACGGAGGCGGCACACGAGGAATGGATGGCGGGGGCGCCCGGGCGGCTTCGCAGGACGCTCCCGGAGGCCGGGAGCGTCCTGGCCGTCGTGGCGCGGCCCGGTGACGAAGCCTGCTACCTGGGGGCCGTGCTGGACGCCTTCCGCGTCGGCGGCAGCGAGGTGAACGTGCTGGCCTTCAGCCGCGGGGACGCGTCGCCCTTCAACGACTCGATGGAACGGCTGGGGTCGATCCGGCCGTTCGAGTTCGACGCGGCCGCGTCCGCCCTGCGGGCGACGCACTGCGTGCTGGCCGACTACCCGGAGGCCGAGCTCCGGCGGCTGCCGATCGCCCAGCTCGCCGAACGCGTGATCCGGATGATCCGTGAGTGGCGCGTGGACCTGCTGGTCACGGTCGACGGCCGGGTGGGCGACCGTACCGCCGCGAACGTCTGCTGCCGCGCGGGCCGCGAACTCGCCGTACCCGTACTGGGCTGGACGCTGCCGCACGCGGTGGCCAGGTCCGTACGCGAGGCCACGGGCCTTTCGGTGACCGGCGACGCGGACGGGAGGATCGACTTCGAGCTGCAGGTGCGCCGGACGATCCAGCGGTACGCGATGCTCGCGCACTGGAGCCAGTCCAGGGGCGACGGCACCCACCTCGCGCGCCTCACGGTCCAGGGCGACCGCGAATGGCTGCGCTGGCTCGTTCCCACACCAGCCTGCGAAGACACACCCGAGAGGGGAGCGGAGTGA
- a CDS encoding Acg family FMN-binding oxidoreductase, with protein sequence MNAVETPRADEIAHFLVDAAVWAPSVYDTQPWWFGTRGWTVTVHADAERRLDVADPRGREMFISCGAALYTLRLAVRNIGRMPEVRLRSDPRRPGLIADVRVGVEEPATAEERQTYAQVRRRHTHSGGFRPGGLPIGLLQALRTHAYCEQASLRIVADPRARIALAALTEAAEQVQRQNPAYAAEVARWAAGDRPAAPADQAAPLAPLGPEEPCPRESAHLDPDFAGCDFARGQGWGQAGTEQRDANGVVALLVTDDDDRDDWLCAGQALQRILLCAAEYEVSAAFHSQALEVPELREFIRNRFCDGAHPQMIMRLGVAHEGPARRSVTELTRGEL encoded by the coding sequence ATGAATGCCGTGGAGACACCGCGGGCGGACGAGATCGCGCACTTTCTCGTCGACGCCGCGGTCTGGGCGCCGTCGGTGTACGACACCCAGCCGTGGTGGTTCGGCACGCGGGGCTGGACGGTCACCGTGCACGCCGACGCCGAGCGCAGGCTGGACGTGGCCGATCCCCGCGGCCGCGAGATGTTCATCAGCTGCGGAGCGGCGCTGTACACGCTGCGCCTCGCGGTGCGCAACATCGGGCGGATGCCGGAGGTACGCCTCCGGTCCGACCCGCGCAGGCCCGGCCTGATCGCCGACGTCAGGGTCGGCGTCGAGGAGCCGGCCACCGCCGAGGAACGGCAGACGTACGCCCAGGTCAGGCGCAGGCACACGCACAGCGGAGGGTTCCGGCCCGGCGGCCTGCCGATCGGCCTGCTGCAGGCGCTCCGCACCCACGCCTACTGCGAACAGGCCTCCCTGCGCATCGTGGCCGACCCGAGGGCACGGATCGCGCTCGCCGCCCTGACAGAGGCGGCCGAACAGGTCCAGCGGCAGAACCCGGCGTACGCCGCCGAGGTGGCCCGCTGGGCGGCGGGGGACCGGCCGGCCGCGCCGGCGGACCAGGCCGCGCCGCTCGCGCCACTCGGTCCGGAGGAGCCCTGCCCGCGCGAGTCGGCACATCTCGACCCGGACTTCGCCGGATGCGACTTCGCGCGCGGTCAGGGCTGGGGCCAGGCCGGCACCGAACAGCGAGACGCGAACGGGGTCGTGGCACTGCTGGTGACCGACGACGACGACCGGGACGACTGGCTCTGCGCCGGGCAGGCGCTGCAGCGGATCCTGCTCTGCGCGGCCGAGTACGAGGTCTCAGCGGCCTTCCACAGCCAGGCGCTGGAGGTACCCGAGCTGCGGGAATTCATCCGCAACCGATTCTGCGACGGCGCGCACCCACAGATGATCATGCGGCTGGGCGTCGCCCACGAGGGCCCCGCCCGCCGGTCCGTGACCGAACTGACAAGAGGCGAACTGTAA
- a CDS encoding response regulator translates to MTIRVFLLDDHEVVRRGVAALLESESDIEIVGEAATAAHAIARIPAVRPDVAVLDVRLPDGDGVGVCREIRSRLPGIACLMLTSFSDEEALFDAVMAGAAGYVLKQIHGSDLVSAVRTVASGQSLLDPHSTAQMLHRLRERQTRKDPLSTLSDQERQILELIGEGLTNRQIGERLFLAEKTVKNYVSNLFTKLDMRRRTQAAAFVAQLKASGDRSRDD, encoded by the coding sequence ATGACGATTCGGGTATTCCTGCTGGACGACCACGAAGTGGTCAGGCGTGGCGTCGCGGCACTGCTCGAGTCCGAGTCCGACATAGAGATCGTCGGCGAGGCGGCCACCGCCGCCCACGCGATCGCGCGGATCCCGGCGGTACGGCCCGACGTCGCCGTCCTGGACGTACGCCTACCCGACGGCGACGGTGTGGGCGTCTGCCGTGAGATCCGCTCTCGCCTGCCCGGCATCGCCTGCCTGATGCTCACGTCGTTCTCCGACGAGGAGGCGCTCTTCGACGCGGTCATGGCGGGCGCCGCCGGATACGTACTGAAGCAGATCCACGGGTCCGACCTCGTCTCGGCGGTCCGTACGGTCGCGTCCGGGCAGTCGCTGCTCGACCCGCACAGCACCGCCCAGATGCTCCACCGGCTGCGCGAACGCCAGACCCGCAAGGATCCCCTGTCCACCCTGTCCGACCAGGAGCGCCAGATCCTCGAACTGATCGGCGAGGGCCTCACCAACCGCCAGATCGGCGAGCGCCTGTTCCTGGCCGAGAAGACGGTCAAGAACTACGTGTCGAACCTGTTCACCAAACTCGACATGCGCCGTCGTACGCAGGCCGCGGCCTTCGTGGCCCAGCTCAAGGCGAGCGGCGACCGGTCACGGGACGACTAG
- a CDS encoding universal stress protein encodes MNRFDGSYVLVGFDGSPASERALRWAVDEARLRRLPLTVCHAWQWSYPVPPSGPEAMETARKMAQHVLDKGVFIAREVSPRTRTQGRLVAGPAPAMLVNQSKNASLALIGTYGEGAFAGSSAIQLPAYAHCPVIVVRCVADRGRPVVVGVDGSAASDAALAFGFEEAALRGQRLRAVFGCWEPEAIASAEMGMITDPEELRVMAAGRLERTVSPWREKYPYVDAETALAMRTPRHALLEAAAGAALLVLGGRGLGGVAGLRLGAVGSAMLQHAPCSVAIVRPWI; translated from the coding sequence ATGAACCGATTCGACGGGTCCTACGTGCTCGTGGGCTTCGATGGTTCGCCGGCCAGTGAACGCGCGCTGCGCTGGGCCGTCGACGAGGCACGGCTGCGGCGCCTGCCACTGACCGTGTGCCACGCCTGGCAGTGGTCCTATCCCGTGCCACCCTCCGGGCCGGAGGCCATGGAAACGGCGCGCAAGATGGCCCAGCACGTACTGGACAAGGGGGTGTTCATCGCACGGGAGGTCTCACCGCGGACCCGTACGCAGGGCCGGCTGGTCGCCGGGCCGGCGCCGGCGATGCTGGTCAACCAGTCCAAGAACGCCTCCCTGGCGCTGATCGGCACGTACGGAGAGGGCGCCTTCGCCGGGTCCTCCGCCATCCAGCTGCCCGCGTACGCGCACTGCCCGGTGATCGTCGTACGGTGCGTCGCCGACCGCGGCCGCCCGGTGGTGGTGGGGGTCGACGGCTCCGCCGCGTCGGACGCCGCCCTCGCCTTCGGGTTCGAGGAGGCGGCGCTGCGCGGGCAGCGGCTGCGGGCGGTGTTCGGCTGCTGGGAACCCGAGGCGATCGCGTCCGCCGAGATGGGGATGATCACCGATCCGGAGGAGCTGCGCGTCATGGCGGCCGGCCGGCTGGAGCGGACCGTGTCGCCCTGGCGGGAGAAGTATCCCTATGTGGACGCCGAGACGGCCCTCGCGATGCGGACACCGCGGCACGCGCTCCTCGAAGCCGCCGCGGGCGCCGCGCTGCTCGTGCTGGGCGGGCGGGGGCTGGGCGGCGTCGCGGGGCTGAGGCTCGGCGCGGTCGGCAGCGCCATGCTCCAGCACGCCCCGTGCTCGGTGGCGATCGTACGGCCGTGGATCTGA